One window from the genome of Kryptolebias marmoratus isolate JLee-2015 linkage group LG1, ASM164957v2, whole genome shotgun sequence encodes:
- the trpm6 gene encoding transient receptor potential cation channel subfamily M member 6 isoform X2, which produces MKSRDLSRTEPQSTDMSRKSWIEETFFKRECVKFIPSSWDLHRCVPVCQVCQSLIRCCCGRLMGEHSWQESVPPISLYPGPGQGMKENWSMEVHTKASPTNAYGIIDFQDTATRVCRAKYVRVAVDSKPDALLQLMLREWQMERPKLLLSVHGGSENFTLPPKVKQAFSKGLITAALSTEGWILTDGINTGVSKYVGEAVKIFGGHDLRKRNTIGITPWGMIDNNVDLIGRDVFRPYQLLGNPLSKRACLNRFHSHFLLVDNGMLGKHGCQQGLRRKLEKHIHLQRIHPRLNQGVPVVCVVVEGGPAIVSTVLDYVSSVPPVPVFVFEGSGKAADLLAFLHKQTANNRELDADIKEDFLVRIGDVFGVERTEATRLYGLLQQCMDHRLSITIFDSESEDQTAPDAAILSSTLKGTKASPAEQLSMALAWDRADIAQKDILVYGQHWQVGSLEQAMLDSLVMDRVSFVKLLIDNGMTMSRFLTVDRLEELYNTHQGQTQRFMHHLVEDAKQTSLPIGYRVSLIDMGTVIEYLIGGAYRSTYTRKNFRAAYNRLQNKEAQQSSSGSFPKQRRGLSSKKNRSLQDLHFFRTAQPYKPKEEQSAPPVNSHKMALSPDFGGALLPCPFNFNDLFVWAVLQQRQQMALFLWQHGEEALARAVVACKLYRSMAFEARQSNMDDNMAERFKTFSLEFGQLAVDVLDCSFRQNEQMAMKLLTSEMEAWSHFTCLQLAVSSCHRPFVSHSCTQTLLTDLWTGPLNMRKNSFLKIILSLLLPPAILLLEFKSKAEMCHVPQSHEAMPFGLESVKSLPAAEGSDHTDCRDAERGLSIQDKCGGPVSETVSSVSAQWLSWIRRVYEFYTAPVVKFWFHTMSYLAFLMLFSYVVLVKMEEKPSVQEWLVIVYIGSTALEKTREVLMSEPRKLSQKLKIWFSEYWNISDFIAIALFLFGFSMRWFGDRTTGRISYCLDIIFWFVRVMDLLAVNQHAGPYLTMITKMTSNMFFIVVMMVIVLLSFGVSRKAILSPDEEPSWCLAQDIVSQPYWMIFGEVYAGEMGGESFLALFLQAVYMFFQYIIMVNILIAFFNNIYFDMASTSNKLWRYNRYRYIMTYLERPWLPPPLILFSHVALAVGGIFGRFRRDAEREEAGSGLKLYLGHEDRKKLYEFEEKCVEVYFYEKNEDVHSSQLNRIRATAERAEEMCGMMGEVSEKVNFIQHSLSELDSQLGQLQDLSALAVDTLTLLSASDNLYQEEARLAQCRLVTASHRALPHSWTLPHRSGTDSDGSNSRRTMVKACMSTPPSLLKCSALTGSALASQECHKGVRGGKEEKQEQSEPGPEIDEGSHCSAVEHPSENWLGGSRPASRTFFSQFYGGSVHNPAARNQMPSESCESSRCGSPLSPRGFGLPHNRPWTCDPYLYPNQRKPFMEEGEEEEAEKEENEKETSPKQLSNVEDDIQPRHSSHWRRPALSPRWAFMPRDRPYGFCRSLSSSMENMTFYGAPLSPKKDSFPSLDEPKNKDCLYGKSGFRDDTSLQCSRSQEWAKSSDFTSAMDSRGKSHKRKMVKIKESPPDMTVQSNPSGASWKKRQRFFGEATCWSASTSLSQLHFDSSEMMQKQMSSHQDMWSPTHSAWNSWAKSMSRRSSLQSCAAPEVKSSSFQSSDNLYPHFSAMERNNLMRLAHTIPFTPISMFGGEEVSVYSLEDVPSDSEPESRSVSWSSRGHSAMLQPLSSEEGSLDGGLRQGCRMICTWAEQDVLKPGMVYVVKAFKTEVVRAWQRYFHGSTALQLCLREIQQQRAAQKMMQVFNQIKPDDMHHSPRFLDVSLVLWHSNGQWLTIERNLTGDFRKYNNNTGEEITPCCSLEDMLLAFSHWTYEYSWRELLLLDIQGVGEELTDPTVIMADYQSGGRNEMLFGPDNLGDAAISGFLQKHTCNFCCHRLGLKDSSNKSNQIIHAGCMDFLPGLFKEAFGQLREQQ; this is translated from the exons ATGAAGAGCAGGGACCTGAGCAGGACCGAGCCGCAGAGCACAGACATG tcacGAAAGTCTTGGATTGAGGAAACCTTCTTCAAAAGGGAGTGTGTAAAGTTTATCCCCTCCTCTTGGGACCTCCACAG ATGCGTTCCAGTTTGCCAAGTATGCCAGAGTTTGATCCG ATGCTGTTGTGGCCGCCTGATGGGGGAGCACTCCTGGCAGGAGTCCGTTCCTCCAATATCCCTGTATCCTGGCCCCGGTCAGGGCATGAAGGAGAACTGGTCCATGGAAGTCCACACCAAGGCCAGTCCCACCAACGCCTACGGGATCATCGACTTTCAGGATACGGCCACACGTGTCTGTCGGGCCAAG TATGTCCGTGTGGCCGTGGACTCCAAGCCCGACGCGCTACTCCAACTGATGCTGAGGGAATGGCAGATGGAGAGGCCCAAGCTACTGCTGAGTGTCCATGGAGGCTCAGAAAACTTTACCTTACCCCCGAAAGTCAAGCAGGCCTTTAGCAAGGGGCTGATCACTGCTGCCCTCAGCACAGAGGGATGGATCCTAACTGATGGCATTAATACAG GTGTGTCTAAGTATGTAGGCGaagctgtaaaaatatttggagGCCACGATCTGAGGAAGAGAAACACGATTGGCATCACACCGTGGGGGATGATTGACAACAACGTGGACCTCATAGGCAGAGAT GTTTTCAGACCCTACCAGCTGCTGGGGAACCCCTTGAGCAAAAGGGCCTGCCTTAATCGTTTCCACTCGCACTTTCTGCTGGTGGACAATGGGATGCTGGGAAAACATGGCTGTCAGCAAGGCCtcaggaggaaactggagaaacaCATTCACCTGCAGAGAATACATCCTC GGCTGAACCAAGGTGTGCCTGtggtgtgtgtggtggtggagggAGGTCCTGCCATTGTCTCAACAGTGTTGGACTATGTGAGCAGTGTGCCCCCGGTTccggtgtttgtgtttgaggggTCAGGCAAAGCTGCGGACCTGCTCGCCTTCTTACACAAGCAGACCGCTAATAACAG GGAGCTGGATGCAGACATCAAAGAGGACTTCCTTGTCAGAATCGGAGATGTGTTTGGAGTTGAAAGGACTGAAGCCACGAGACTTTACGGCCTCCTCCAGCAGTGTATGGACCACAGGCTGTCT ATAACCATCTTTGACTCTGAATCAGAGGACCAGACAGCACCAGACGCAGCCATTTTGTCTTCTACTCTTAAGG gAACCAAGGCGAGTCCAGCAGAGCAGCTGAGCATGGCTCTGGCTTGGGACCGGGCTGACATCGCACAGAAAGACATCCTGGTGTATGGGCAGCACTGGCAG GTGGGTTCCTTGGAACAAGCCATGCTGGATTCTCTGGTGATGGACCGTGTCAGCTTTGTCAAGCTGCTGATTGATAACGGCATGACGATGAGCCGCTTCCTCACAGTGGATCGCCTCGAGGAGCTCTACAACACT CACCAGGGTCAGACTCAACGGTTCATGCACCACCTTGTCGAAGATGCAAAACAG ACATCTCTTCCCATTGGATACCGTGTTTCACTCATTGACATGGGTACGGTGATCGAATACCTCATAGGTGGAGCGTATCGAAGCACCTACACACGGAAAAACTTCAGAGCTGCCTACAACCGCCTGCAGAACAAA GAGGCCCAGCAGAGCAGCTCTGGCTCTTTTCCCAAACAAAGACGAGGACTGAGCTCAAAGAAGAACAGAAGTCTCCAAGATCTACATTTCTTCAGAACAGCTCAGCCCTACAAACCCAAG GAGGAGCAAAGCGCGCCGCCTGTGAACAGTCACAAGATGGCACTGAGTCCAGACTTTGGTGGCGCTCTGCTGCCGTGTCCTTTCAACTTCAATGACCTGTTTGTGTGGGCGGTTCTTCAACAACGCCAGCAGATGGCGCTCTTCTTGTGGCAGCATGGAGAGGAAGCTTTGGCCCGAGCTGTTGTGGCCTGTAAGCTTTACCGCTCCATGGCCTTTGAGGCACGCCAGAGCAACATGGATGACAACATGGCAGAGAGATTCAAGACGTTTTCACT TGAGTTTGGTCAGCTGGCGGTGGATGTGTTGGATTGTTCATTTCGGCAGAACGAGCAAATGGCCATGAAGTTGTTAACCTCTGAGATGGAAGCATGGAGCCACTTCACCTGTCTGCAGCTGGCCGTCTCCTCGTGCCACAGACCGTTTGTCTCACACTCCTGCACTCAGACTCTGCTCACAGATCTCTGGACCGGTCCACTCAACATGAGGAAAAACTCCTTTTTGAAG ATCATTTTGAGCCTTCTTCTTCCCCCTGCCATCTTGCTGCTGGAGTTTAAAAGCAAAGCTGAAATGTGCCATGTGCCACAGAGCCACGAGGCGATGCCGTTTGGACTCGAGTCTGTTAAATCTCTACCAGCCGCCGAGGGATCTGATCACACG GACTGTCGGGATGCAGAGCGAGGTCTCTCTATTCAGGATAAATGTGGTGGTCCTGTTTCAGAAACCGTGTCCTCGGTGTCTGCGCAGTGGCTGTCCTGGATCAGAAGAGTTTATGAGTTTTACACCGCTCCTGTTGTCAAGTTCTGGTTTCACACA atgTCCTACTTGGCCTTCTTGATGTTATTCTCTTATGTTGTCTTGGTGAAGATGGAAGAAAAACCCAGTGTTCAGGAGTGGCTTGTCATCGTTTACATTGGATCCACTGCGCTTGAGAAAACCAGAGAG GTATTAATGTCCGAGCCAAGAAAACTGAGCCAGAAGCTGAAGATTTGGTTCTCGGAGTACTGGAACATATCAGACTTTATCGCCATCGCACTTTTCCTGTTTGGATTTTCGATGCGTTGGTTTGGTGACCGAACCACAGGGCGCATCTCTTACTGTCTGGATATCATCTTCTGGTTTGTCAGGGTGATGGACCTTCTGGCTGTCAATCAGCATGCAGGCCCTTACCTCACCATGATCACCAAGATG ACCAGTAACATGTTCTTCATCGTGGTGATGATGGTCATCGTGTTGCTGAGCTTCGGAGTGTCCAGAAAAGCCATCTTGTCACCAGACGAGGAGCCATCATGGTGCCTCGCTCAAGATATTGTCTCCCAGCCCTACTGGATGATCTTTGGAGAAGTTTACGCAGGAGAGATGGGTGGTGAATCTTTTCTCGCCCTGTTTCTTCAAGCCGTCTATATGTTCTTCCAGTATATCATCATGGTCAACATTCTCATTGCATTTTTCAA CAACATTTACTTTGACATGGCGTCAACGTCCAACAAGCTGTGGAGGTACAACCGTTACCGCTACATAATGACCTACCTGGAAAGGCCATGGCTGCCCCCTCCCCTGATCCTTTTCAGCCACGTAGCTCTTGCTGTGGGAGGCATCTTTGGGAGATTCAGACGAGATGCTGAGAGGGAAGAGGCAGGCTCTGGCCTCA AGCTCTATCTGGGCCACGAGGATCGCAAGAAGTTGTACGAGTTTGAGGAGAAGTGCGTGGAGGTCTACTTTTACGAGAAGAACGAAGACGTCCACAGCAGTCAGTTAAACAGAATCAGAGCCACAGCTGAGAG AGCAGAGGAGATGTGTGGGATGATGGGAGAAGTCTCAGAGAAGGTCAACTTTATTCAGCACAGCCTGTCCGAGTTAGACTCTCAGCTGGGTCAACTCCAGGACCTCTCCGCGCTGGCTGTGGACACCCTGACGCTGCTCTCTGCTTCGGACAACCTTTATCAGGAAGAGGCGCGTCTGGCTCAGTGTCGGCTCGTGACAGCGTCTCATCGCGCCCTCCCTCACAGCTGGACCCTCCCTCACAGGAGCGGGACAGACTCCGATGGCTCTAACTCGCGGCGAACGATGGTCAAAGCTTGTATGAGCACGCCGCCTTCATTACTGAAGTGCTCTGCTCTGACGGGGAGTGCACTGGCATCACAGGAGTGTCACAAAGGAGTGAGAGGAGgcaaggaagaaaaacaagaacaatctGAGCCTGGACCGGAAATAGATgag GGTTCCCATTGTTCTGCTGTCGAACATCCCAGTGAGAACTGGTTGGGAGGCTCCAGACCTGCATCACGCACTTTCTTTTCTCAATTTTATGGTGGCAGCGTTCATAACCCCGCTGCGAGGAATCAGATGCCCTCTGAGTCCTGTGAATCCTCCCGCTGCGGGTCTCCTCTTTCTCCCAGAGGATTTGGACTTCCACACAATAGACCCTGGACCTGTGACCCATATTTGTACCCAAATCAGAGGAAGCCGTTCATggaggaaggagaagaagaggaggccGAAAAGGAAGAGAATGAAAAGGAAACATCACCAAAACAACTTTCTAATGTAGAA GACGATATCCAACCAAGACATTCGAGCCATTGGAGAAGACCAGCATTATCCCCCAGGTGGGCGTTCATGCCCAGAGACCGTCCGTATGGCTTCTGCCGCTCTTTGTCATCCAGCATGGAGAATATGACCTTCTATGGAGCACCCCTCAGTCCAAAGAAGGATTCATTTCCATCTCTGGATGAACCAAAGAACAAAGACTGTTTATATGGCAAGAGTGGCTTTAGGGATGATACATCTCTGCAATGCAGCAGAAGCCAAG AGTGGGCCAAGTCCTCTGACTTCACTTCAGCGATGGACAGCAGAGGCAAAAGCCACAAAAGGAAGATGGTGAAGATAAAAGAGAGCCCTCCCGATATG acTGTGCAGTCCAACCCGTCTGGTGCCTCGTGGAAAAAACGTCAAAGGTTTTTTGGAGAAGCTACATGTTGGTCAGCTTCAACCAGCCTCAGTCAGCTCC attttgattCCTCAGAGATGATGCAGAAACAGATGTCTTCTCATCAG GATATGTGGAGCCCCACTCATTCAGCATGGAACAGCTGGGCCAAAAGCATGAGCCGCAGGTCCTC gttACAGAGCTGTGCTGCACCTGAAG tCAAAAGCTCTTCCTTCCAGTCCAGTGACAACTTGTACCCACACTTTTCTG CTATGGAGAGGAACAATCTGATGAGACTGGCTCACACCATCCCCTTCACTCCCATTTCCATGTTTG GAGGTGAAGAAGTGAGCGTCTACTCCCTGGAGGACGTACCTTCTGACTCTGAGCCCGAATCCAGGTCTGTCTCCTGGTCTTCCCGGGGACACTCTGCCATGCTGCAGCCGCTCTCCAGTGAGGAGGGTTCTCTGGATGGGGGTCTCCGGCAGGGCTGCAGGATGATATGTACGTGGGCAGAACAGGACGTGCTAAAACCCGGAATGGTGTATGTGGTCAAAGCCTTTAAGACGGAGGTGGTCCGTGCTTGGCAGAGATACTTCCATGGAAGCACTGCGCTGCAGCTGTGTTTAAGG
- the trpm6 gene encoding transient receptor potential cation channel subfamily M member 6 isoform X1, whose product MKSRDLSRTEPQSTDMSRKSWIEETFFKRECVKFIPSSWDLHRCVPVCQVCQSLIRCCCGRLMGEHSWQESVPPISLYPGPGQGMKENWSMEVHTKASPTNAYGIIDFQDTATRVCRAKYVRVAVDSKPDALLQLMLREWQMERPKLLLSVHGGSENFTLPPKVKQAFSKGLITAALSTEGWILTDGINTGVSKYVGEAVKIFGGHDLRKRNTIGITPWGMIDNNVDLIGRDVFRPYQLLGNPLSKRACLNRFHSHFLLVDNGMLGKHGCQQGLRRKLEKHIHLQRIHPRLNQGVPVVCVVVEGGPAIVSTVLDYVSSVPPVPVFVFEGSGKAADLLAFLHKQTANNRELDADIKEDFLVRIGDVFGVERTEATRLYGLLQQCMDHRLSQITIFDSESEDQTAPDAAILSSTLKGTKASPAEQLSMALAWDRADIAQKDILVYGQHWQVGSLEQAMLDSLVMDRVSFVKLLIDNGMTMSRFLTVDRLEELYNTHQGQTQRFMHHLVEDAKQTSLPIGYRVSLIDMGTVIEYLIGGAYRSTYTRKNFRAAYNRLQNKEAQQSSSGSFPKQRRGLSSKKNRSLQDLHFFRTAQPYKPKEEQSAPPVNSHKMALSPDFGGALLPCPFNFNDLFVWAVLQQRQQMALFLWQHGEEALARAVVACKLYRSMAFEARQSNMDDNMAERFKTFSLEFGQLAVDVLDCSFRQNEQMAMKLLTSEMEAWSHFTCLQLAVSSCHRPFVSHSCTQTLLTDLWTGPLNMRKNSFLKIILSLLLPPAILLLEFKSKAEMCHVPQSHEAMPFGLESVKSLPAAEGSDHTDCRDAERGLSIQDKCGGPVSETVSSVSAQWLSWIRRVYEFYTAPVVKFWFHTMSYLAFLMLFSYVVLVKMEEKPSVQEWLVIVYIGSTALEKTREVLMSEPRKLSQKLKIWFSEYWNISDFIAIALFLFGFSMRWFGDRTTGRISYCLDIIFWFVRVMDLLAVNQHAGPYLTMITKMTSNMFFIVVMMVIVLLSFGVSRKAILSPDEEPSWCLAQDIVSQPYWMIFGEVYAGEMGGESFLALFLQAVYMFFQYIIMVNILIAFFNNIYFDMASTSNKLWRYNRYRYIMTYLERPWLPPPLILFSHVALAVGGIFGRFRRDAEREEAGSGLKLYLGHEDRKKLYEFEEKCVEVYFYEKNEDVHSSQLNRIRATAERAEEMCGMMGEVSEKVNFIQHSLSELDSQLGQLQDLSALAVDTLTLLSASDNLYQEEARLAQCRLVTASHRALPHSWTLPHRSGTDSDGSNSRRTMVKACMSTPPSLLKCSALTGSALASQECHKGVRGGKEEKQEQSEPGPEIDEGSHCSAVEHPSENWLGGSRPASRTFFSQFYGGSVHNPAARNQMPSESCESSRCGSPLSPRGFGLPHNRPWTCDPYLYPNQRKPFMEEGEEEEAEKEENEKETSPKQLSNVEDDIQPRHSSHWRRPALSPRWAFMPRDRPYGFCRSLSSSMENMTFYGAPLSPKKDSFPSLDEPKNKDCLYGKSGFRDDTSLQCSRSQEWAKSSDFTSAMDSRGKSHKRKMVKIKESPPDMTVQSNPSGASWKKRQRFFGEATCWSASTSLSQLHFDSSEMMQKQMSSHQDMWSPTHSAWNSWAKSMSRRSSLQSCAAPEVKSSSFQSSDNLYPHFSAMERNNLMRLAHTIPFTPISMFGGEEVSVYSLEDVPSDSEPESRSVSWSSRGHSAMLQPLSSEEGSLDGGLRQGCRMICTWAEQDVLKPGMVYVVKAFKTEVVRAWQRYFHGSTALQLCLREIQQQRAAQKMMQVFNQIKPDDMHHSPRFLDVSLVLWHSNGQWLTIERNLTGDFRKYNNNTGEEITPCCSLEDMLLAFSHWTYEYSWRELLLLDIQGVGEELTDPTVIMADYQSGGRNEMLFGPDNLGDAAISGFLQKHTCNFCCHRLGLKDSSNKSNQIIHAGCMDFLPGLFKEAFGQLREQQ is encoded by the exons ATGAAGAGCAGGGACCTGAGCAGGACCGAGCCGCAGAGCACAGACATG tcacGAAAGTCTTGGATTGAGGAAACCTTCTTCAAAAGGGAGTGTGTAAAGTTTATCCCCTCCTCTTGGGACCTCCACAG ATGCGTTCCAGTTTGCCAAGTATGCCAGAGTTTGATCCG ATGCTGTTGTGGCCGCCTGATGGGGGAGCACTCCTGGCAGGAGTCCGTTCCTCCAATATCCCTGTATCCTGGCCCCGGTCAGGGCATGAAGGAGAACTGGTCCATGGAAGTCCACACCAAGGCCAGTCCCACCAACGCCTACGGGATCATCGACTTTCAGGATACGGCCACACGTGTCTGTCGGGCCAAG TATGTCCGTGTGGCCGTGGACTCCAAGCCCGACGCGCTACTCCAACTGATGCTGAGGGAATGGCAGATGGAGAGGCCCAAGCTACTGCTGAGTGTCCATGGAGGCTCAGAAAACTTTACCTTACCCCCGAAAGTCAAGCAGGCCTTTAGCAAGGGGCTGATCACTGCTGCCCTCAGCACAGAGGGATGGATCCTAACTGATGGCATTAATACAG GTGTGTCTAAGTATGTAGGCGaagctgtaaaaatatttggagGCCACGATCTGAGGAAGAGAAACACGATTGGCATCACACCGTGGGGGATGATTGACAACAACGTGGACCTCATAGGCAGAGAT GTTTTCAGACCCTACCAGCTGCTGGGGAACCCCTTGAGCAAAAGGGCCTGCCTTAATCGTTTCCACTCGCACTTTCTGCTGGTGGACAATGGGATGCTGGGAAAACATGGCTGTCAGCAAGGCCtcaggaggaaactggagaaacaCATTCACCTGCAGAGAATACATCCTC GGCTGAACCAAGGTGTGCCTGtggtgtgtgtggtggtggagggAGGTCCTGCCATTGTCTCAACAGTGTTGGACTATGTGAGCAGTGTGCCCCCGGTTccggtgtttgtgtttgaggggTCAGGCAAAGCTGCGGACCTGCTCGCCTTCTTACACAAGCAGACCGCTAATAACAG GGAGCTGGATGCAGACATCAAAGAGGACTTCCTTGTCAGAATCGGAGATGTGTTTGGAGTTGAAAGGACTGAAGCCACGAGACTTTACGGCCTCCTCCAGCAGTGTATGGACCACAGGCTGTCT CAGATAACCATCTTTGACTCTGAATCAGAGGACCAGACAGCACCAGACGCAGCCATTTTGTCTTCTACTCTTAAGG gAACCAAGGCGAGTCCAGCAGAGCAGCTGAGCATGGCTCTGGCTTGGGACCGGGCTGACATCGCACAGAAAGACATCCTGGTGTATGGGCAGCACTGGCAG GTGGGTTCCTTGGAACAAGCCATGCTGGATTCTCTGGTGATGGACCGTGTCAGCTTTGTCAAGCTGCTGATTGATAACGGCATGACGATGAGCCGCTTCCTCACAGTGGATCGCCTCGAGGAGCTCTACAACACT CACCAGGGTCAGACTCAACGGTTCATGCACCACCTTGTCGAAGATGCAAAACAG ACATCTCTTCCCATTGGATACCGTGTTTCACTCATTGACATGGGTACGGTGATCGAATACCTCATAGGTGGAGCGTATCGAAGCACCTACACACGGAAAAACTTCAGAGCTGCCTACAACCGCCTGCAGAACAAA GAGGCCCAGCAGAGCAGCTCTGGCTCTTTTCCCAAACAAAGACGAGGACTGAGCTCAAAGAAGAACAGAAGTCTCCAAGATCTACATTTCTTCAGAACAGCTCAGCCCTACAAACCCAAG GAGGAGCAAAGCGCGCCGCCTGTGAACAGTCACAAGATGGCACTGAGTCCAGACTTTGGTGGCGCTCTGCTGCCGTGTCCTTTCAACTTCAATGACCTGTTTGTGTGGGCGGTTCTTCAACAACGCCAGCAGATGGCGCTCTTCTTGTGGCAGCATGGAGAGGAAGCTTTGGCCCGAGCTGTTGTGGCCTGTAAGCTTTACCGCTCCATGGCCTTTGAGGCACGCCAGAGCAACATGGATGACAACATGGCAGAGAGATTCAAGACGTTTTCACT TGAGTTTGGTCAGCTGGCGGTGGATGTGTTGGATTGTTCATTTCGGCAGAACGAGCAAATGGCCATGAAGTTGTTAACCTCTGAGATGGAAGCATGGAGCCACTTCACCTGTCTGCAGCTGGCCGTCTCCTCGTGCCACAGACCGTTTGTCTCACACTCCTGCACTCAGACTCTGCTCACAGATCTCTGGACCGGTCCACTCAACATGAGGAAAAACTCCTTTTTGAAG ATCATTTTGAGCCTTCTTCTTCCCCCTGCCATCTTGCTGCTGGAGTTTAAAAGCAAAGCTGAAATGTGCCATGTGCCACAGAGCCACGAGGCGATGCCGTTTGGACTCGAGTCTGTTAAATCTCTACCAGCCGCCGAGGGATCTGATCACACG GACTGTCGGGATGCAGAGCGAGGTCTCTCTATTCAGGATAAATGTGGTGGTCCTGTTTCAGAAACCGTGTCCTCGGTGTCTGCGCAGTGGCTGTCCTGGATCAGAAGAGTTTATGAGTTTTACACCGCTCCTGTTGTCAAGTTCTGGTTTCACACA atgTCCTACTTGGCCTTCTTGATGTTATTCTCTTATGTTGTCTTGGTGAAGATGGAAGAAAAACCCAGTGTTCAGGAGTGGCTTGTCATCGTTTACATTGGATCCACTGCGCTTGAGAAAACCAGAGAG GTATTAATGTCCGAGCCAAGAAAACTGAGCCAGAAGCTGAAGATTTGGTTCTCGGAGTACTGGAACATATCAGACTTTATCGCCATCGCACTTTTCCTGTTTGGATTTTCGATGCGTTGGTTTGGTGACCGAACCACAGGGCGCATCTCTTACTGTCTGGATATCATCTTCTGGTTTGTCAGGGTGATGGACCTTCTGGCTGTCAATCAGCATGCAGGCCCTTACCTCACCATGATCACCAAGATG ACCAGTAACATGTTCTTCATCGTGGTGATGATGGTCATCGTGTTGCTGAGCTTCGGAGTGTCCAGAAAAGCCATCTTGTCACCAGACGAGGAGCCATCATGGTGCCTCGCTCAAGATATTGTCTCCCAGCCCTACTGGATGATCTTTGGAGAAGTTTACGCAGGAGAGATGGGTGGTGAATCTTTTCTCGCCCTGTTTCTTCAAGCCGTCTATATGTTCTTCCAGTATATCATCATGGTCAACATTCTCATTGCATTTTTCAA CAACATTTACTTTGACATGGCGTCAACGTCCAACAAGCTGTGGAGGTACAACCGTTACCGCTACATAATGACCTACCTGGAAAGGCCATGGCTGCCCCCTCCCCTGATCCTTTTCAGCCACGTAGCTCTTGCTGTGGGAGGCATCTTTGGGAGATTCAGACGAGATGCTGAGAGGGAAGAGGCAGGCTCTGGCCTCA AGCTCTATCTGGGCCACGAGGATCGCAAGAAGTTGTACGAGTTTGAGGAGAAGTGCGTGGAGGTCTACTTTTACGAGAAGAACGAAGACGTCCACAGCAGTCAGTTAAACAGAATCAGAGCCACAGCTGAGAG AGCAGAGGAGATGTGTGGGATGATGGGAGAAGTCTCAGAGAAGGTCAACTTTATTCAGCACAGCCTGTCCGAGTTAGACTCTCAGCTGGGTCAACTCCAGGACCTCTCCGCGCTGGCTGTGGACACCCTGACGCTGCTCTCTGCTTCGGACAACCTTTATCAGGAAGAGGCGCGTCTGGCTCAGTGTCGGCTCGTGACAGCGTCTCATCGCGCCCTCCCTCACAGCTGGACCCTCCCTCACAGGAGCGGGACAGACTCCGATGGCTCTAACTCGCGGCGAACGATGGTCAAAGCTTGTATGAGCACGCCGCCTTCATTACTGAAGTGCTCTGCTCTGACGGGGAGTGCACTGGCATCACAGGAGTGTCACAAAGGAGTGAGAGGAGgcaaggaagaaaaacaagaacaatctGAGCCTGGACCGGAAATAGATgag GGTTCCCATTGTTCTGCTGTCGAACATCCCAGTGAGAACTGGTTGGGAGGCTCCAGACCTGCATCACGCACTTTCTTTTCTCAATTTTATGGTGGCAGCGTTCATAACCCCGCTGCGAGGAATCAGATGCCCTCTGAGTCCTGTGAATCCTCCCGCTGCGGGTCTCCTCTTTCTCCCAGAGGATTTGGACTTCCACACAATAGACCCTGGACCTGTGACCCATATTTGTACCCAAATCAGAGGAAGCCGTTCATggaggaaggagaagaagaggaggccGAAAAGGAAGAGAATGAAAAGGAAACATCACCAAAACAACTTTCTAATGTAGAA GACGATATCCAACCAAGACATTCGAGCCATTGGAGAAGACCAGCATTATCCCCCAGGTGGGCGTTCATGCCCAGAGACCGTCCGTATGGCTTCTGCCGCTCTTTGTCATCCAGCATGGAGAATATGACCTTCTATGGAGCACCCCTCAGTCCAAAGAAGGATTCATTTCCATCTCTGGATGAACCAAAGAACAAAGACTGTTTATATGGCAAGAGTGGCTTTAGGGATGATACATCTCTGCAATGCAGCAGAAGCCAAG AGTGGGCCAAGTCCTCTGACTTCACTTCAGCGATGGACAGCAGAGGCAAAAGCCACAAAAGGAAGATGGTGAAGATAAAAGAGAGCCCTCCCGATATG acTGTGCAGTCCAACCCGTCTGGTGCCTCGTGGAAAAAACGTCAAAGGTTTTTTGGAGAAGCTACATGTTGGTCAGCTTCAACCAGCCTCAGTCAGCTCC attttgattCCTCAGAGATGATGCAGAAACAGATGTCTTCTCATCAG GATATGTGGAGCCCCACTCATTCAGCATGGAACAGCTGGGCCAAAAGCATGAGCCGCAGGTCCTC gttACAGAGCTGTGCTGCACCTGAAG tCAAAAGCTCTTCCTTCCAGTCCAGTGACAACTTGTACCCACACTTTTCTG CTATGGAGAGGAACAATCTGATGAGACTGGCTCACACCATCCCCTTCACTCCCATTTCCATGTTTG GAGGTGAAGAAGTGAGCGTCTACTCCCTGGAGGACGTACCTTCTGACTCTGAGCCCGAATCCAGGTCTGTCTCCTGGTCTTCCCGGGGACACTCTGCCATGCTGCAGCCGCTCTCCAGTGAGGAGGGTTCTCTGGATGGGGGTCTCCGGCAGGGCTGCAGGATGATATGTACGTGGGCAGAACAGGACGTGCTAAAACCCGGAATGGTGTATGTGGTCAAAGCCTTTAAGACGGAGGTGGTCCGTGCTTGGCAGAGATACTTCCATGGAAGCACTGCGCTGCAGCTGTGTTTAAGG